TTAGTCATTTATTACAAATAGATACAATCTTTTATTAGGTCTGGGAGAACTGTTaataaatggaaatgcaaataagtGCCCATGCTGTAAATTAACAATTTAGCTCTTCTGAAAGCTCCATCAACTTCATCTTCATCAATTTCAAATGAGTTTCCACAACTAGATAATTCATGTTGCTAGCTAATCTTACTCATTCTATAGCCTCGTGTATGTTACCAATAAATGGTGACTCTCTCCCTTCATTGTTTTATGCACAAAAATAAGATGGTTAATAAATATGGCATTCATTCCTGATTTGGTGATCTGCTTTAGGTAATATCATCTTATACTGTAATTGGACCTTCGCAAGCAAAGGtgttaaaatttacatttaaaactcTTTGCAGCCACAGTAATATGAGtagattttcttcttctggttttgttttgttcaccttTTCCAGACGTGGATGTCATCGAGTGCTCCTTGCAGTTCCCGGATGATGATTACTCCTGGTGGGACCTCTTCATGAAGATCTGCGTCTTCGTCTTTGCCTTCGTGATTCCTGTCCTCATCATCATTATCTGCTACACCCTGATGATCCTGCGCTTAAAGAGCGTCCGACTCCTTTCTGGCTCCCGAGAGAAAGATCGCAACCTCCGTCGGATCACCAGGCTTGTCCTTGTGGTGGTGGCAGTCTTCATCATCTGTTGGACTCccattcacatttttattcttgTGGAGGCTCTGGGGAGTACCTCCCACAGCACGGCTGCCCTCTCCAGCTATTACTTCTGCATCGCCTTAGGTTACACCAACAGCAGCCTGAACCCCATTCTTTATGCCTTTCTTGATGAAAACTTCAAGCGGTGTTTCAGGGACTTCTGCTTTCCCATTAAGATGAGGATGGAGCGACAGAGCACTAGTAGAGTCAGAAATACACTTCAGGATCCTGCTTACATGAAGGATGTTGATGGGATAAATAAACCAGTATGACTAGTCATGGAGATGTCTCATAGTTCTCTAGGAAGAGAAGAGTTCAATGATCTAGGTTTAACTCAGATTACTACTGCAGTCTGAGATggaaagggaaaatttttaacaaacttttagAAATCTCATGGTTTGACGTCATAAGATACAGGTTGCATTAGTGACCCAGGTCAGTGGAAGCATCAAGGTTGTAGGGATGGAATACAAAAGACCTGAGCAAGCAAATACAACCCCTCTCTAGGGCAGGGAAGCAAAGTTGACTCCCAGTTCCTTTGATGGTCAAAGAAACAAGCCTTTTTCTTCTGGTTACCCAGGTTTAGTTCAGGAGCCATCTGCTGTGGCCTTCGTATGCAATGTGCTTTGAAAAACTCTgtttagaaaacaggaaaagaaaaaacaaaacataggtTTCAGAGCTTAGTGGGCATCCAATTCAGATGCTTGACATCGACAGCAACAACCTCAGTAAGAACAAGTACCATTTCCAGGGCCCATGCCCAGCTCACTTTATAGTATTTGGACACACTTTTCATGTGGCTATGTGGTGAGGATTCCAGCTTAAGTATGACATGGACCCACGCCTGGGATGTGTGATGTTTATAGTAGAAATTATCTTGATATTTATGAGGTTACTTAAACTTGCAAAAGGTGGTTTCCAACATAGTTTAGTTTCTTGAaaactatattttgtttttttaccatgCTATTCAGATAAATAATCTCATGATAAAGTGTGTCTTGATGTTAAGAAACATAAGGTAGTTTAGATACCACCTAAAGTATATATagtttcatctgtaaataatggTATATGTACACATTGGGAATCAGCTTGCCTTCCAGCCAGGCAGTTTCCCAAGGGCACACTAAGGATGTACTAAATATTTGAGTTATTTAGAGTTGATGCTGAAACATTTCGCTGCAACATAAACTTCTCTGGGAATCAGTCATGGCACCATATCTTTCAGACTCCCTGAGCACCGTTTAGTTCTTTAACAGTGCTCATAACTCATGTGTTAATGAATCACGAAATATTTAACTTGCTTCCAGGTTGTAGCCTTGGCAGAATCTAGTTTCTATACCGCATCTCTTTATGAATATATAGCTATTACTAGATTCTTTCTATTCATGGAGGGAGGGCATTTTGCTCATGTAGATCTTGAGATATTATTTAGTAGCATTCAGCAGGAAGTACAATTGTTCCTAATTGTGGGCTGAAGGAGGACATTATGTCATTTGTGTTGCTTGGACATATCTTGCACTGTGTTTATGAAAAGCATACCTGCTGGGGATAATGCCATGAGCAGCACATTTAGggtaattttcttaaaacttctAGATGATATATaaattccctcttctttctcctgaaaCTTAGTTTTCAGAGGTAAtggctttttctttcatttgcctgGGCAGAAGAAAGGGATAGTTTAGAAATAACACCCATCTCTTCTTTAAGCCTATATGTT
This genomic interval from Equus przewalskii isolate Varuska chromosome 8, EquPr2, whole genome shotgun sequence contains the following:
- the OPRK1 gene encoding kappa-type opioid receptor isoform X2, whose amino-acid sequence is MKTATNIYIFNLALADALVTTTMPFQSTVYLMNSWPFGDVLCKIVISIDYYNMFTSIFTLTMMSVDRYIAVCHPVKALDFRTPLKAKIINICIWLLSSSVGISAIVLGGTKVREDVDVIECSLQFPDDDYSWWDLFMKICVFVFAFVIPVLIIIICYTLMILRLKSVRLLSGSREKDRNLRRITRLVLVVVAVFIICWTPIHIFILVEALGSTSHSTAALSSYYFCIALGYTNSSLNPILYAFLDENFKRCFRDFCFPIKMRMERQSTSRVRNTLQDPAYMKDVDGINKPV